One genomic region from Leptolyngbyaceae cyanobacterium JSC-12 encodes:
- a CDS encoding pyruvate kinase (IMG reference gene:2510098368~PFAM: Pyruvate kinase, barrel domain) — MISTLGYNQDTTTFDYSRLDLSDPFILLDTLRQLRQVVVQEGREIFAQWRSRIQRQTFLSSGLNLAYYLALRRHDLRPLQAALMPWGLSSLGRLEARVLPSLDAVIATLEIICQINQTTPNRPSLQTFLEGDRLLQQQTEDVFGQTSAKRRVRIMVTLPTEAASNYQLVRDLLQRGTNCVRINCAHDNVSAWEAMIAHVRQAEAETGQPCKVLMDLAGPKPRIGRIIAPDQQRRIFRGEHLILTQEIIVDAGSNNFQATCTLPEVLEQLREGAIVWIDDGRIGAQVESITDGRALLRITHASLKGSKLLPDKGLNFPDTNLQLNPLTVKDRQDLNFIATHADIVGYSFVQSAADIEQLQRELANRMLNPHKIAVVAKIETPQAVSHLPELIVQAAGQQPFAVMIARGDLAIEIGYQRLAEMQEEILWLCEAAHVPVIWATQVLENLVKKGIPSRAEMTDAAMAERAECVMLNKGAFIAEAVTILDDVLSRMQAHQLKKTPQLRALRSW; from the coding sequence ATGATTTCCACTCTAGGATACAACCAGGACACTACTACATTTGATTACTCCAGACTAGACCTATCTGACCCTTTCATATTACTGGATACATTACGACAGTTACGCCAAGTGGTTGTTCAAGAAGGGCGAGAGATTTTTGCCCAGTGGCGATCGCGTATTCAACGGCAGACATTTCTTAGCAGTGGTCTTAACCTTGCCTATTATTTAGCTCTACGAAGACATGATCTTCGCCCCCTGCAAGCCGCCTTAATGCCTTGGGGATTATCCTCCTTAGGTCGGCTAGAAGCACGGGTCCTGCCCAGTTTAGATGCCGTCATTGCAACGCTGGAAATCATTTGTCAGATCAACCAGACAACTCCTAACCGTCCTTCGCTTCAAACGTTTCTGGAAGGCGATCGCCTGCTACAACAACAGACTGAAGACGTATTTGGGCAAACTTCTGCCAAGCGTCGTGTCAGAATTATGGTGACATTGCCAACAGAAGCTGCCAGTAATTACCAACTAGTTCGGGATCTGCTTCAGCGAGGCACAAACTGTGTCCGAATTAACTGCGCTCATGATAACGTTAGCGCCTGGGAGGCAATGATTGCCCATGTACGCCAGGCAGAGGCAGAAACAGGACAGCCCTGCAAAGTCTTGATGGATCTGGCTGGGCCCAAGCCCAGAATTGGAAGAATCATCGCGCCTGATCAGCAGCGGCGAATCTTTCGAGGAGAACACCTCATCCTAACCCAGGAGATCATTGTTGATGCTGGTTCTAATAATTTTCAGGCGACTTGCACCTTGCCAGAAGTGCTGGAGCAATTGCGAGAAGGTGCGATCGTCTGGATCGATGATGGTCGTATTGGCGCACAGGTGGAATCGATTACAGATGGGCGTGCGCTCCTCCGCATTACCCACGCAAGTCTGAAGGGCAGCAAACTATTACCTGACAAAGGACTGAATTTTCCTGATACAAATCTGCAACTTAACCCACTTACTGTAAAAGATCGCCAGGATTTGAACTTTATTGCAACGCATGCTGACATTGTGGGTTATTCTTTTGTGCAATCTGCTGCTGATATTGAGCAACTGCAGCGGGAACTGGCAAATCGGATGCTAAACCCGCATAAGATTGCTGTTGTTGCCAAAATTGAAACCCCTCAAGCGGTGAGTCATTTACCTGAGTTGATTGTTCAGGCAGCAGGGCAACAGCCGTTTGCAGTGATGATTGCTCGCGGGGATCTGGCAATTGAAATTGGTTATCAGCGACTAGCCGAAATGCAAGAGGAAATTCTTTGGCTTTGTGAGGCGGCCCATGTTCCAGTAATTTGGGCAACTCAAGTATTAGAAAATTTAGTTAAAAAAGGAATTCCTTCACGAGCAGAGATGACGGACGCCGCCATGGCAGAGCGGGCTGAATGTGTCATGCTTAACAAAGGAGCATTTATTGCCGAAGCTGTGACAATTCTGGATGATGTTTTAAGTCGGATGCAGGCACACCAGTTGAAGAAAACGCCGCAGCTCCGCGCGCTCCGCTCCTGGTAA
- a CDS encoding Na+/H+ antiporter NhaD-like permease (IMG reference gene:2510098369~PFAM: Citrate transporter), producing the protein MLQTIQTLVIGFSYVGLGLGSFPGLRMNRATIALVSSAILIALGTLSLKAAWAAIDPATIVFLLSMMVVNAYLSCAGFFKLALLYLLRLTRSPLGLLWLLTIGTGVLSAFFLNDTLALVSTPLTLQLARALGLNPIPYLLAIAGATNIGSLATLSGNPQNILVGSYSEISYLAFAQALAPVAIVGLGLQVGLLWLLYPEVRSYKPCPSPQLLRLRLHRPLLIKTLIVTSMLLSAFIVGMPLAESAFLAAAALLVTRRIKPQRVLQEVDWSLLVLFSGLFILTYCVQSLQLLNHSARWIAHPLSLIMVTTGLSNLISNVPTVLLLQSFITQDATQSWLLLAASSTLAGNLTLFGSVANLIMVEAAGSQGYSLSFWEHLRFGVPITLMTLLVTYIWVVQLNL; encoded by the coding sequence GTGTTGCAAACTATTCAAACGTTGGTGATAGGGTTTAGTTACGTCGGGCTGGGGTTGGGATCGTTTCCAGGGCTGCGAATGAATCGGGCGACGATCGCCCTAGTTAGTTCTGCTATTTTAATCGCTCTTGGAACGTTAAGCTTGAAAGCTGCCTGGGCAGCCATTGATCCCGCGACGATCGTGTTTCTGCTCAGCATGATGGTAGTCAATGCATACCTTTCCTGTGCTGGCTTTTTTAAGCTGGCATTGCTTTATTTGCTGCGGCTAACTCGAAGTCCGCTGGGATTGTTGTGGCTGTTGACGATCGGAACTGGTGTACTGTCAGCCTTTTTCTTGAATGATACGCTCGCGTTAGTGAGTACTCCGCTGACACTGCAACTTGCGCGTGCATTAGGGTTAAATCCAATCCCTTATTTACTGGCGATCGCAGGTGCAACGAATATTGGCTCCCTCGCCACCCTCAGCGGCAATCCTCAGAATATTCTGGTTGGCTCCTATTCTGAGATCAGTTATTTGGCGTTTGCTCAAGCCTTGGCTCCCGTTGCAATTGTAGGTTTGGGGTTGCAGGTTGGGCTATTGTGGCTGCTGTATCCAGAAGTGCGATCGTACAAACCTTGCCCATCCCCACAATTGCTTCGTCTGCGCTTACATCGTCCGCTGCTGATCAAAACTCTAATTGTCACTAGCATGTTGCTGAGTGCTTTTATCGTTGGGATGCCGCTGGCAGAATCTGCATTTCTGGCAGCAGCGGCTTTGTTAGTTACTCGCCGAATCAAACCACAGCGGGTACTCCAAGAAGTTGATTGGTCATTATTGGTACTGTTTTCAGGGCTATTTATCTTGACTTATTGTGTTCAATCCTTGCAATTACTCAATCACTCTGCTCGCTGGATTGCTCACCCACTTAGTTTGATCATGGTTACAACTGGATTATCAAACCTGATTTCCAATGTACCAACCGTCTTACTCCTTCAGTCTTTCATCACTCAGGATGCAACCCAAAGTTGGCTGTTGCTAGCAGCCAGTTCAACATTAGCTGGAAACTTGACCTTGTTTGGTTCCGTTGCCAACTTGATCATGGTAGAAGCCGCAGGTTCTCAGGGATATTCTTTATCATTTTGGGAACATTTGCGCTTTGGGGTTCCAATTACGCTAATGACTCTCCTCGTTACTTATATTTGGGTTGTTCAGTTGAATCTATGA
- a CDS encoding hypothetical protein (IMG reference gene:2510098370~PFAM: Anti-sigma-K factor rskA) — MAMSMPSEELQLLIAGYVLGDLDPEEAAEFEQLLAHNPAIADEISQMQVALETAYTSPQVVPPAHLRSTILAKVASTATSPVVAKRRKLLTWRTAFEVAAAVLILALGINNYTLRQTLQTAQVKSPQSETLIYVLNATDAASQASAKVVVNPDNLEAAISVQNLPPLPPGKVYALWTVVSPKAPYTTDDKKAILTEVFEVDERGNFSQTIVVPKVFRSEDLVTKIAVTIENANAPQKHIGSPIMITKL, encoded by the coding sequence ATGGCTATGTCAATGCCTTCAGAAGAGCTACAGTTACTTATTGCCGGATATGTGCTGGGTGATCTTGACCCTGAGGAAGCCGCAGAATTTGAGCAACTCCTGGCACATAATCCAGCGATCGCAGACGAAATCTCCCAGATGCAAGTGGCTTTAGAGACTGCCTATACATCTCCACAAGTTGTGCCTCCTGCCCACCTCCGCTCAACTATATTAGCAAAGGTTGCTTCAACCGCTACTTCCCCAGTGGTTGCCAAACGCCGCAAACTGTTGACTTGGCGGACTGCTTTTGAAGTAGCTGCTGCTGTCCTCATTCTTGCCTTAGGAATTAACAACTACACCTTGCGCCAAACCCTGCAAACAGCCCAGGTAAAATCACCTCAATCAGAAACGTTGATCTATGTTCTTAATGCAACTGATGCAGCCAGTCAAGCGTCTGCCAAAGTGGTTGTTAACCCAGATAACTTAGAAGCTGCAATTTCAGTGCAAAACTTGCCGCCGCTTCCCCCTGGCAAAGTGTATGCATTGTGGACTGTGGTTTCTCCTAAAGCACCTTATACAACTGATGATAAGAAAGCGATTTTAACGGAAGTCTTTGAAGTCGATGAACGCGGTAACTTTTCTCAAACGATTGTTGTTCCAAAAGTCTTTCGTTCTGAAGATTTAGTAACCAAAATTGCAGTGACAATCGAAAATGCAAATGCTCCGCAGAAACATATTGGGTCGCCTATTATGATCACTAAGCTATAA
- a CDS encoding RNA polymerase sigma factor, sigma-70 family (IMG reference gene:2510098371~PFAM: Sigma-70, region 4; Sigma-70 region 2~TIGRFAM: RNA polymerase sigma factor, sigma-70 family), translating to MRATECMQSEQSGHSESPLLSQTDAELVLALNNGQAAALGVIYDRHAGLVYGLAVNALGNPQEAEDLTQDIFLTLARGSSYDPRRGSLRTFLAVLTRSRAKDRLRSRQSARGMLNRWRSAGSQESTPNLPLEHVFQHEQSQEVSTALAQLPDHQQQVLKMAYYEGLSQAEIAKRLEIPLGTVKARARRGLLKLRQTLTHFA from the coding sequence ATGCGAGCGACAGAATGTATGCAATCTGAGCAATCTGGGCATTCAGAATCACCGTTACTCAGCCAGACAGATGCAGAGCTGGTTCTTGCACTCAACAATGGTCAGGCTGCAGCCCTTGGTGTCATCTATGATCGCCATGCTGGATTGGTCTATGGACTTGCTGTTAATGCTCTAGGAAATCCTCAGGAAGCGGAGGACTTGACTCAGGACATTTTTCTGACTTTAGCTAGAGGATCTTCCTATGATCCCAGGCGTGGTTCTCTCAGAACGTTTTTGGCAGTCTTAACGCGATCGCGGGCAAAAGATCGGTTGCGGTCTCGTCAAAGCGCCCGTGGGATGTTAAATCGCTGGCGATCAGCAGGTTCGCAGGAGTCTACCCCTAATCTGCCATTGGAGCATGTCTTTCAGCATGAGCAATCTCAGGAGGTAAGTACGGCACTGGCGCAATTACCAGATCATCAACAACAGGTTCTGAAGATGGCTTATTACGAGGGGCTGAGTCAGGCAGAAATTGCCAAACGCTTAGAAATTCCCCTGGGTACAGTGAAGGCTAGAGCTAGAAGAGGGCTGCTCAAATTACGCCAAACCCTCACACATTTCGCTTGA
- a CDS encoding CHRD domain-containing protein (IMG reference gene:2510098372~PFAM: CHRD domain): MTKTKRTLLNCFLGVMTCLLLIGTSNPSFTKPVSQPIVVPGQQVQEIMPQDWSLDWLAQGMMMDGTTNRYQAVLSSQNVVPNAPSTMATGKVKAMLKGDRLMVQGSFANLSSPLRDYVTDPVDPPNPRITSAAHIHQGEPSQNGPFQYALTVKLDRSGMGGKLSGTYMLTGEQRQALFAGKLYVDIHTQKNRAGELRGILQPS, translated from the coding sequence ATGACTAAGACAAAGCGCACGCTACTAAATTGTTTTTTGGGAGTGATGACTTGCCTACTATTAATTGGCACTTCAAATCCCTCTTTTACTAAGCCTGTCTCGCAACCAATCGTTGTTCCTGGGCAGCAGGTGCAAGAGATTATGCCTCAAGATTGGTCACTGGATTGGCTGGCACAAGGAATGATGATGGACGGTACGACCAACCGCTATCAGGCAGTGCTATCGAGTCAGAATGTTGTGCCGAATGCTCCATCTACTATGGCGACAGGCAAGGTGAAAGCCATGTTGAAAGGCGATCGCTTAATGGTTCAAGGAAGTTTCGCTAACCTATCCAGTCCCTTACGGGATTATGTAACCGATCCAGTGGATCCACCCAACCCTAGAATCACGTCTGCTGCTCACATTCACCAAGGTGAGCCATCTCAAAATGGTCCATTTCAGTATGCGCTAACGGTTAAGCTAGACCGATCAGGCATGGGAGGCAAGCTGTCGGGCACATACATGCTAACTGGCGAGCAACGGCAGGCGTTGTTTGCAGGTAAACTGTACGTGGATATTCATACCCAAAAGAACCGTGCTGGAGAACTACGTGGCATTCTTCAGCCGTCCTGA
- a CDS encoding putative membrane protein (IMG reference gene:2510098373~PFAM: MgtC family) has product MHYKGACWKAQEMDPTVALRLAISLVIGLIIGMERGWESRESPQGLQSAGIRSFGFVGLLGGIAALLTAQLGVGILVIAFLGLALIVAASYVLTTQQSQDFGITTELALLITFMLGALTVQGMLAEAVAIAVIMTSLLGFKQELHQSLKHLDRRELVATLQLLLIAAVVLPLLPDRNLGPWNALNPRAIGLLVALIAGISYVGYFAMRLWGVRVGILATALLGALVSSTAVTVSFGRMARREQKNFALLGTGISLASGTMGLRILMEVSIVNPLLLPSLVPPLACLAIVPLIAAGAIAVHTDTTAVSTEVNLKNPIELTAALGYGAVFASLFVLIRAMEAWFGNAGIYVLAAISGVTDVDAVSLSLAQATKGDLPLIVGTTGILIAALVNTAVKALLATILGGWKLAQWCALILLAASGFSVITALFVHL; this is encoded by the coding sequence ATGCATTACAAAGGCGCTTGTTGGAAAGCACAAGAGATGGATCCGACAGTGGCACTGCGGCTGGCAATTTCCCTGGTAATAGGGTTAATTATTGGCATGGAACGAGGCTGGGAAAGCCGCGAAAGTCCTCAAGGTCTTCAGAGTGCAGGGATTCGCAGTTTTGGGTTTGTTGGGTTATTAGGAGGAATAGCGGCTCTATTAACCGCGCAGCTTGGAGTAGGTATTCTTGTTATTGCCTTCCTGGGACTGGCCCTAATCGTCGCAGCATCTTATGTGCTGACAACTCAACAGTCTCAAGACTTTGGCATCACAACTGAGCTAGCATTATTAATCACTTTTATGTTAGGTGCACTGACGGTGCAGGGGATGCTTGCTGAAGCAGTAGCCATCGCAGTTATCATGACATCCCTATTGGGCTTTAAGCAAGAATTGCATCAATCATTGAAACATCTTGATCGCCGAGAATTGGTTGCTACTCTGCAACTGTTACTAATTGCAGCAGTCGTCTTGCCTTTGTTACCGGATCGCAACTTGGGTCCCTGGAATGCCCTCAATCCACGGGCGATCGGTTTACTTGTGGCCCTGATCGCAGGTATCTCCTACGTGGGATACTTTGCTATGCGCCTATGGGGTGTCCGAGTAGGGATCTTAGCAACTGCCCTTCTGGGAGCATTGGTTTCGTCTACAGCCGTGACCGTTTCATTCGGGCGCATGGCTCGGCGTGAGCAAAAAAATTTCGCTTTACTGGGAACTGGGATTTCCCTGGCATCTGGAACCATGGGACTTCGTATTTTGATGGAAGTTTCCATCGTTAATCCACTCCTCCTGCCTTCACTTGTGCCACCTTTGGCTTGTTTAGCTATTGTGCCTCTCATTGCTGCTGGGGCGATCGCAGTCCACACAGATACAACTGCAGTCTCAACCGAGGTTAACCTCAAAAACCCAATTGAACTCACAGCCGCTCTGGGCTATGGTGCAGTCTTTGCCAGCTTATTTGTGCTAATTCGAGCGATGGAAGCCTGGTTTGGCAATGCTGGCATCTATGTGCTGGCTGCCATTTCTGGAGTAACCGACGTTGATGCCGTGAGTCTATCCCTGGCTCAAGCAACGAAAGGAGATTTACCGCTCATAGTTGGAACAACTGGAATTTTGATCGCCGCGCTGGTGAATACAGCCGTAAAAGCCTTACTTGCAACCATCCTTGGTGGCTGGAAATTAGCTCAATGGTGCGCATTGATTTTACTAGCAGCATCAGGATTCAGTGTGATCACAGCACTTTTTGTCCATCTTTAA
- a CDS encoding putative GTPase (IMG reference gene:2510098374~PFAM: Tetraacyldisaccharide-1-P 4'-kinase) yields the protein MTNYLLNQPIQSRTRIVIMGAAGRDFHNFNLAYRDNPQIEVVAFTATQISGIADRHYPPILAGTLYPDGIPIIDESELDTFCQKQAIDQVIFAYSDVPHAHVMHLASRAMATGADFILLGPKRTMLKAKVPVIAISAVRTGCGKSQTTRWLAKLLRQWGFRVGVIRHPMPYGNLEQQVAQRFASRTDLAAANCTIEEREEYEPHIAAGTIVYAGVDYAKVLDLAEQESDLILWDGGNNDFPFIHPDLHIVLVDPLRPGDETTHHPGEVVLRMADIVVVAKVDAAATVAIQCVTEAARSLNPTATIVRAASPIRLADPEAVQGRSVLVVEDGPTTTHGGMAYGAGYVAATRAHALEIVNPRPFAVPAIAEVYAHYPHLHSVLPAMGYSTEQLKALQETINNTPADVVVSATPIDLESLITLNKPIVRAYYEFAEASEPGLATQVQAFLARIGMH from the coding sequence ATGACAAATTATTTATTGAATCAACCAATTCAAAGTCGCACTCGCATCGTCATTATGGGAGCAGCAGGTCGAGATTTTCATAACTTTAATCTGGCATATCGAGATAATCCTCAAATAGAAGTTGTAGCATTTACTGCAACACAGATTTCAGGAATTGCTGATCGCCACTATCCTCCAATTCTGGCAGGCACTCTCTATCCTGACGGCATTCCTATTATTGATGAGTCAGAACTGGATACTTTTTGCCAGAAGCAAGCGATTGATCAGGTCATCTTCGCTTACAGTGATGTACCCCATGCCCATGTTATGCATCTGGCATCCCGCGCGATGGCAACTGGAGCCGACTTTATCTTGCTTGGTCCCAAGCGCACCATGCTCAAAGCAAAAGTGCCTGTGATTGCCATTTCTGCTGTGCGAACGGGCTGTGGCAAATCTCAAACTACTCGTTGGCTTGCCAAATTGTTGCGGCAATGGGGGTTCCGAGTGGGCGTAATACGTCATCCCATGCCCTATGGCAATCTAGAGCAGCAAGTTGCCCAACGCTTTGCTAGTCGCACTGATTTAGCGGCAGCCAACTGCACAATTGAGGAACGGGAGGAATACGAACCCCATATTGCGGCTGGTACTATTGTCTATGCAGGAGTTGATTACGCGAAAGTGCTGGATTTAGCAGAGCAGGAATCGGATCTGATTTTGTGGGATGGAGGCAATAACGATTTTCCCTTCATTCATCCCGATTTACACATAGTTCTGGTTGATCCATTGCGTCCGGGTGATGAGACAACCCATCATCCTGGCGAAGTGGTACTGCGTATGGCAGATATTGTTGTGGTAGCAAAAGTGGATGCAGCCGCTACTGTTGCTATTCAGTGTGTAACTGAGGCTGCCCGATCGCTGAATCCAACTGCAACCATTGTGCGGGCAGCATCTCCCATACGCCTTGCTGATCCAGAAGCCGTGCAAGGTCGTTCAGTGCTTGTGGTTGAAGATGGACCGACAACAACCCACGGTGGGATGGCTTATGGGGCTGGCTATGTAGCTGCCACCCGTGCCCATGCTCTGGAGATTGTCAATCCGCGCCCGTTTGCAGTGCCTGCGATCGCCGAGGTCTATGCCCACTATCCCCATCTACACTCAGTTTTGCCTGCAATGGGATACTCTACCGAACAACTCAAAGCCCTTCAGGAAACAATTAACAATACACCTGCAGATGTAGTCGTTTCCGCAACGCCCATCGATTTAGAATCGTTAATTACTCTGAATAAGCCAATTGTCCGGGCTTATTACGAGTTTGCAGAAGCCAGCGAACCTGGACTGGCAACACAGGTTCAAGCATTCCTGGCACGAATCGGAATGCATTGA
- a CDS encoding protein required for attachment to host cells (IMG reference gene:2510098375~PFAM: Protein required for attachment to host cells) produces the protein MQNYIVAVVSSAKAKLFILEPADFPEYEASPKLIEFEELNNSIQELHRQDFWSDTKPGRNRGTAGQAHGYDDHRGNHRVELERRFAQEIVTKLTQLITTKPLYQLLLIAEPHILGIMREVLIPELPKNLKFNELAKDLCQLKAHELYEYLAAKDLLPDQTLPENKGVRAFNL, from the coding sequence ATGCAAAACTATATTGTTGCTGTTGTAAGCAGTGCAAAAGCAAAGCTTTTTATACTTGAGCCTGCTGATTTTCCTGAGTATGAAGCCAGCCCTAAGCTCATTGAATTTGAAGAACTAAACAATTCTATCCAGGAGCTTCATCGGCAAGATTTTTGGTCTGATACTAAACCTGGACGCAATCGAGGCACCGCAGGTCAAGCTCATGGCTATGATGATCATCGTGGAAACCATCGAGTTGAACTTGAGCGTCGTTTTGCACAAGAAATCGTAACAAAGCTCACTCAACTCATCACGACTAAGCCTCTCTATCAGCTATTGCTGATTGCAGAACCTCATATTTTAGGAATCATGCGCGAAGTTTTAATCCCCGAGTTACCGAAAAATTTAAAGTTTAATGAATTGGCTAAAGATTTGTGTCAACTTAAAGCACATGAGCTATATGAATACTTGGCTGCCAAAGATCTCCTACCAGATCAAACTCTACCTGAGAATAAGGGAGTGAGAGCATTCAATTTATGA
- a CDS encoding hypothetical protein (IMG reference gene:2510098376): MHEVRGDQEDATMNYMELECEKEITIISLNYMFLERSAN; this comes from the coding sequence ATGCATGAAGTTCGTGGTGATCAAGAGGATGCCACGATGAACTATATGGAACTGGAGTGTGAGAAAGAAATCACGATTATCAGCCTTAATTACATGTTTTTGGAAAGATCAGCAAATTAA
- a CDS encoding transglutaminase-like enzyme, predicted cysteine protease (IMG reference gene:2510098378~PFAM: Transglutaminase-like superfamily; Bacterial transglutaminase-like N-terminal region), with the protein MTVIYDLEHVTTYRYANPVRFGEHRAIFLPSAGFGGRILDYSVETNIPSKTRWMMDTLSNNVAVLEFSEPAQELSVTCRVRGEHFGIREIAEFPLDARAKEVPVQYTPDEWMDLVGFMRPHAEDPDGSVAAWAKTFVAGDQDETLDVLQRMMHTIWSTLTYQAREVEGTQLPGETLRLKSGTCRDYAWLMIEALRRLGFACRFVSGYLYDAALDGGEIGMTGSGATHAWLQVYLPGAGWQNYDPTNQITAGFDLVRVAIARHPAQVMPLAGSWFGNAQDYLGMDVKVTIRKLGTLPEFEEPKSNHASNRN; encoded by the coding sequence ATGACCGTTATTTACGATCTGGAACATGTCACCACCTACCGCTATGCCAATCCAGTGAGATTTGGGGAACATCGTGCGATTTTTTTACCCAGTGCAGGCTTCGGCGGACGAATTTTAGACTACTCAGTGGAAACCAATATTCCCTCTAAAACTCGATGGATGATGGATACTCTCTCGAACAATGTAGCAGTGCTTGAATTTAGTGAACCTGCTCAGGAACTGAGTGTTACATGCCGAGTTCGAGGTGAGCATTTTGGCATTCGAGAAATTGCAGAGTTCCCGTTGGATGCCCGTGCCAAAGAAGTGCCAGTGCAGTATACACCAGATGAATGGATGGATCTGGTAGGGTTTATGCGTCCTCATGCTGAAGATCCAGACGGGAGTGTTGCTGCCTGGGCAAAAACTTTTGTGGCAGGTGATCAAGATGAGACTCTGGATGTGTTGCAACGAATGATGCATACGATTTGGAGTACTTTAACGTATCAGGCTCGTGAAGTAGAGGGAACCCAACTTCCTGGTGAAACTTTGCGTTTAAAGTCGGGCACTTGTCGGGACTATGCTTGGCTGATGATTGAGGCGTTACGTCGGCTTGGTTTTGCTTGTCGTTTTGTTAGTGGTTATCTGTATGATGCAGCCCTGGATGGTGGCGAGATCGGGATGACAGGCTCTGGTGCAACTCATGCCTGGTTGCAAGTCTATCTGCCGGGTGCTGGTTGGCAAAACTATGATCCAACGAATCAAATTACTGCTGGTTTCGATTTAGTTCGAGTTGCGATCGCTCGTCACCCTGCGCAAGTCATGCCATTAGCAGGCTCCTGGTTTGGGAATGCTCAGGATTATCTGGGAATGGATGTGAAGGTGACAATTCGTAAACTTGGGACGCTTCCTGAGTTTGAAGAACCAAAGAGTAATCATGCCAGCAATCGGAATTGA
- a CDS encoding putative membrane protein (IMG reference gene:2510098379~PFAM: Ribonuclease BN-like family~TIGRFAM: YihY family protein (not ribonuclease BN)): protein MIHYIRSTILPYVRSTILPSKPVRLLIQTGVKWDRDNCPGMAAALSYYALFSLFPMLLVILSVVGWLIGPKTETFHAIREAVERYLPPEVHDLIKGTIVALNENSVGAGIVGFAVLLFAASVVFGILRSSVNKIWRSPSRISEVGSVFKMVFFFLMNKLLAFLLVIGSALVLLASLILNIVAKVVLEMITTFQDKFPFIQVDEWVLTRGLQTSSSFLVLALTTCILFKILPSVYVGWRDVWLSALVTALMLVTLQQLVSNSVISVGGRFLSYGVIGSVMILMLWIFLTFQIFLFGCVLSYVYAHLYGSRRNGALQ from the coding sequence ATGATTCACTATATTCGTTCTACTATTTTGCCTTATGTGCGGTCTACTATCCTGCCATCAAAACCAGTTCGACTCTTGATTCAAACTGGGGTGAAGTGGGATCGAGATAATTGCCCAGGCATGGCAGCCGCACTATCGTACTATGCTCTGTTTTCACTCTTCCCAATGTTATTAGTCATCCTTAGTGTTGTTGGCTGGCTGATTGGTCCAAAGACTGAGACATTCCACGCAATTCGAGAAGCCGTTGAGCGGTATCTGCCGCCAGAAGTACATGATTTGATTAAAGGAACAATTGTGGCACTGAATGAAAACAGTGTGGGAGCCGGAATCGTTGGCTTTGCTGTCCTTTTATTTGCTGCTAGTGTTGTCTTTGGTATTCTAAGAAGTTCAGTGAATAAAATTTGGCGATCGCCCAGTCGCATATCCGAAGTCGGATCTGTTTTTAAGATGGTGTTTTTTTTTCTGATGAATAAACTCCTGGCCTTTCTCCTGGTAATTGGAAGTGCCTTAGTGCTGCTGGCTTCGCTGATTCTAAATATTGTGGCGAAGGTTGTTCTGGAGATGATCACAACCTTCCAGGACAAGTTTCCATTCATTCAGGTGGATGAATGGGTATTAACCAGAGGACTGCAAACCAGTTCATCATTTTTAGTGCTGGCTTTAACAACCTGCATCTTGTTCAAAATACTCCCCTCTGTTTATGTAGGTTGGCGAGATGTTTGGCTCAGTGCACTGGTCACCGCTTTGATGCTGGTGACATTACAACAATTAGTTAGCAACAGTGTGATTTCAGTTGGTGGACGTTTCCTATCTTACGGCGTCATTGGCAGCGTTATGATTTTGATGTTATGGATTTTTCTAACGTTTCAAATCTTTCTATTTGGCTGCGTGTTGTCGTATGTGTATGCCCATCTGTATGGAAGTCGTCGTAACGGCGCTCTCCAGTGA